A part of Liolophura sinensis isolate JHLJ2023 chromosome 1, CUHK_Ljap_v2, whole genome shotgun sequence genomic DNA contains:
- the LOC135464624 gene encoding peptide methionine sulfoxide reductase MsrB-like, which translates to MGSVLRLAWTVVSTISLRGYNAVRTVGVVSGRYLHWSEALLSSGNNKQCDAGTQRLELTVEEWRRKLTPEQYYVCRQKGTEAPFTDSETKYDSGSGWPSFYEAMKMGGSGSNVVSKVDTSHGMVRVEVLCKQCDSHLGHVFDDGPRPTGKRFCINSASLDFIPDKPKS; encoded by the exons ATGGGATCTGTGTTGCGGCTGGCGTGGACCGTTGTGTCGACGATCTCATTGCGGGGCTACAATGCTGTCCGAACCGTCGGTGTTGTGTCGGGCCGATATCTCCACTGGAGTGAAGCCC TTCTTTCCAGCGGGAACAATAAACAGTGCGATGCCGGTACGCAAAGACTGGAACTCACAGTTGAAGAATGGCGGCGTAAGCTGACACCAGAACAGTATTATGTCTGCAGACAGAAGGGAACTGAAGCG CCCTTCACAGA TTCAGAAACGAAGTACGATTCTGGTTCGGGTTGGCCATCATTCTACGAAGCCATGAAAATGGGAGGTTCTGGTTCCAACGTGGTTAGCAAAGTGGACACCTCACATGGAATGGTGCGGGTGGAGGTACTCTGTAAACAG TGTGATTCCCACCTTGGTCACGTGTTCGACGATGGTCCTCGCCCAACAGGGAAAAGATTCTGCATAAACAGTGCTTCTCTCGACTTCATACCGGACAAACCTAAAAGCTAA